A single window of Deltaproteobacteria bacterium DNA harbors:
- a CDS encoding HNH endonuclease, which yields MKELFFFSPVTEEDVSREKAKARLLRKTRWWRNRCATGICFYCGRKVTPTELTMDHIVPISRGGKSEKNNLVPCCKECNSKKKYLLPMEWEGYLRERKEQGV from the coding sequence ATGAAGGAACTTTTCTTTTTTTCTCCTGTTACTGAAGAGGATGTTAGCAGGGAAAAGGCAAAGGCCAGGCTCCTGCGAAAGACCCGTTGGTGGCGGAACAGGTGCGCAACAGGGATATGTTTCTATTGTGGACGCAAGGTGACTCCAACAGAACTCACGATGGATCACATCGTTCCCATCTCGAGGGGGGGCAAAAGTGAAAAGAACAATCTCGTCCCCTGCTGCAAGGAGTGCAACTCGAAAAAGAAATACCTTCTTCCCATGGAGTGGGAAGGTTACTTACGCGAGAGAAAGGAGCAGGGGGTATGA
- the glmS gene encoding glutamine--fructose-6-phosphate transaminase (isomerizing), with product MCGIVGYVGYREALPILLDGLGRLEYRGYDSAGVAWIQDGAIRRLRCEGKLQRLKEIVGAAAGITSSVGLGHTRWATHGEPAERNAHPHADCTGGIVVVHNGIIENYYTLREELKAEGHIFRSETDTEVLAHLIEKHLAGDIILAVKAALQEAKGAYAIGVLWKGAPDTLIAVRKQSPLVLGLGENGEQFMASDIPALLPYTRNLIFMEDGDLAILRPGGIEMSSLTGGGPVTRSVHTVTWDAAMAEKAGFRHFMLKEIYEQPQAVMNTARGRVVPEVGEVVLPEIGLSSDEVSGIRRVTFLACGTSWHAGLVARYWFEKWARIPADVDLASEFRYRSLVLDSSVLTVPISQSGETADTLAGLRIARDLGSPVVSICNVVGSTITRESRGTIYTHAGPEIGVASTKAFTSQLAALFLLALWFAQERGTLSREERSAKIDAFLQIPAVLEAEIPRWHEGAAELADVYYSYKDFLYLGRDLQYPIALEGALKLKEISYIHAEGYAAGEMKHGPIALIDRYMPVVAVVPRDHVYEKMLSNVEEVRSRRGVVIAYGEEGDEGLARIARHVVAVPRPQDPDLNPFLYAVPLQLLAYEMAVARGCDVDQPRNLAKSVTVE from the coding sequence ATGTGTGGAATCGTTGGATATGTCGGTTATCGCGAGGCCCTTCCCATCCTTCTCGACGGCCTGGGCCGCCTCGAGTATAGGGGCTACGATTCGGCCGGGGTTGCATGGATCCAGGACGGCGCCATCCGTCGGCTCCGGTGCGAGGGAAAGCTCCAGAGGCTCAAGGAGATCGTGGGGGCCGCTGCCGGGATCACATCCTCGGTGGGGCTTGGGCACACGCGCTGGGCCACGCACGGCGAACCTGCCGAGAGGAACGCCCATCCCCATGCGGACTGCACGGGGGGCATCGTGGTCGTCCACAACGGGATCATCGAGAATTACTACACCCTTCGAGAAGAATTGAAGGCGGAGGGTCATATATTCCGGTCAGAAACCGATACTGAGGTCCTCGCCCATCTTATTGAAAAACACCTTGCAGGTGACATCATCCTCGCGGTGAAGGCGGCCCTCCAGGAGGCAAAAGGGGCCTATGCCATTGGGGTCCTCTGGAAAGGCGCCCCGGACACCTTGATCGCTGTCCGAAAACAGAGTCCCCTCGTCCTTGGACTTGGAGAAAATGGCGAACAGTTCATGGCCTCTGACATACCTGCCCTTCTGCCCTACACGAGAAATCTCATCTTCATGGAGGACGGGGATCTCGCGATACTTAGGCCGGGCGGTATCGAGATGAGCTCACTGACAGGGGGAGGACCTGTCACCCGGTCCGTTCACACCGTCACCTGGGATGCGGCCATGGCCGAAAAGGCGGGCTTCAGGCACTTCATGCTCAAGGAGATCTATGAGCAGCCTCAGGCGGTGATGAATACCGCCAGGGGTCGCGTCGTGCCCGAGGTCGGGGAAGTGGTCCTGCCGGAGATCGGGCTTTCTTCCGATGAGGTCAGTGGCATCAGAAGGGTGACGTTTCTTGCGTGCGGCACCTCATGGCATGCGGGTCTGGTAGCCCGGTACTGGTTCGAAAAATGGGCGAGGATACCAGCGGACGTGGATCTTGCCTCCGAATTCCGTTACCGCTCCCTTGTGCTCGATTCTTCGGTGCTTACGGTCCCCATCTCACAATCCGGGGAGACCGCAGACACACTCGCGGGTCTTCGCATAGCCCGTGATCTGGGCTCTCCGGTCGTATCCATCTGTAATGTGGTGGGGAGCACCATCACGCGGGAATCCCGCGGGACGATCTACACCCATGCTGGGCCAGAGATAGGTGTCGCCTCCACCAAGGCCTTTACGAGCCAACTCGCCGCCCTCTTTCTCCTTGCCCTCTGGTTCGCCCAGGAAAGGGGAACCCTCTCACGGGAGGAACGATCCGCCAAGATAGATGCCTTTCTCCAGATCCCGGCCGTTCTCGAGGCCGAGATCCCGCGATGGCACGAGGGGGCCGCGGAGCTTGCAGATGTCTATTATTCCTATAAGGATTTTCTCTATCTCGGAAGGGATCTCCAGTACCCCATCGCCCTCGAGGGGGCGCTCAAACTCAAGGAGATATCGTATATCCATGCGGAAGGCTATGCAGCGGGCGAGATGAAGCACGGACCCATCGCCCTCATAGACCGTTACATGCCCGTGGTCGCTGTTGTGCCCCGTGACCACGTGTATGAAAAGATGCTGAGCAACGTGGAAGAGGTCCGTTCCCGCCGGGGTGTGGTCATCGCCTATGGAGAGGAGGGAGACGAGGGCCTTGCGCGCATCGCACGCCACGTGGTCGCCGTCCCGAGGCCGCAGGATCCGGATCTCAACCCCTTTCTCTATGCCGTTCCTCTTCAGCTCCTCGCCTACGAGATGGCCGTCGCCCGGGGGTGCGACGTGGACCAGCCGAGAAATCTCGCAAAGAGTGTCACTGTCGAGTAA
- a CDS encoding NAD-dependent epimerase, translated as MHKGSAKVLVTGAAGFIGFHLSKRLLAEGWTVVGLDNMNNYYDPAIKEARAAILKESPAFKLVRRDMADRGFMKEFFESERFDVVVNLAAQAGVRYSLVNPHSYVDTNLVGFANILEGCRHTRVRHLVFASSSSVYGINTRMPFSVHDNVDHPVSLYAASKKANELMAHTYAHLFRLPCTGLRFFTVYGPWGRPDMALFLFTKAILSGKPIDVFNYGKMKRDFTYIDDIVEGVVRVMDRVPEPDPDWSGASPDPGTSSAPYRIYNIGNNEPVELMRFIEILEETLGRKAEKRLLPMQPGDVPETYADIEDLERDVGFRPATSLEVGIPRFVEWYREFYKNQD; from the coding sequence ATGCATAAAGGATCAGCCAAGGTCCTCGTGACAGGCGCAGCGGGCTTCATCGGTTTTCACCTCTCTAAGCGCCTGCTCGCCGAGGGGTGGACAGTGGTCGGCCTCGACAACATGAACAACTACTATGACCCAGCGATCAAGGAGGCGCGTGCCGCCATACTCAAAGAGTCGCCTGCCTTCAAACTCGTCCGCCGGGACATGGCAGATCGAGGATTCATGAAGGAGTTCTTCGAAAGTGAGCGCTTCGATGTGGTGGTGAACCTGGCAGCCCAGGCCGGGGTGCGTTATTCCCTTGTCAATCCGCACTCCTACGTGGACACCAACCTCGTGGGTTTTGCAAACATACTCGAAGGATGCAGGCATACCCGGGTCAGGCACCTCGTATTCGCCTCCTCGAGCTCGGTCTATGGCATTAATACCCGGATGCCCTTCTCTGTCCACGACAACGTGGATCACCCGGTCTCTCTCTATGCGGCGAGCAAGAAGGCCAACGAGCTCATGGCCCACACCTACGCCCATCTCTTTCGGCTTCCGTGCACCGGACTGCGGTTTTTTACCGTCTACGGCCCATGGGGAAGGCCTGACATGGCCCTTTTCCTCTTTACGAAGGCGATCCTTTCAGGAAAACCCATCGACGTCTTCAATTACGGCAAGATGAAGCGGGACTTTACCTACATTGACGATATCGTAGAAGGTGTGGTCAGGGTCATGGACCGGGTCCCTGAGCCCGATCCGGACTGGTCCGGGGCATCTCCGGATCCGGGCACGAGCTCCGCCCCGTACAGGATCTATAACATCGGTAACAACGAGCCCGTGGAGCTCATGCGGTTCATCGAGATCCTCGAAGAGACCCTGGGCAGAAAGGCGGAGAAGAGGCTCCTTCCCATGCAGCCTGGGGATGTCCCGGAGACATACGCTGACATCGAGGACCTCGAACGGGATGTGGGCTTCCGGCCGGCGACCTCTCTCGAGGTCGGCATCCCCCGGTTTGTTGAGTGGTACAGGGAATTCTATAAAAATCAGGATTAA